In Clostridia bacterium, a genomic segment contains:
- a CDS encoding glycine/sarcosine/betaine reductase component B subunit, with protein sequence MRLELGKIRIKDVQFGPVTKVENGVLYVDKAAIEAIAREDERIVDVKVELARPGEEIRIIPVKDVIEPRVKVSGTGGVFPGMVSKVEMVGNGRTHVLSGAAVITTGRIVGFQEGIIDMSGPGAAYTPFSKLNNVVVVCEPAPGLPQHEHEAVVRMAGLKIATFIGEAGRVVEPDEIESFEVMPLLDQVKAFPGLPKVVYVYMLQSQGLLHDTYVYGIDAKRTLPTLIYPTEVMDGAIVSGNCVSACDKNTTYHHQNSPVIHDLLARHGKDINFIGVVVTNENVTLADKERSSNFASKLVEMLGADAAIVSEEGFGNPDADLIMNCVKLEKKGIKTVLVTDEYAGRDGASQSLADANPLADAVVTAGNANEVIVLPPMKKVIGHPDAADTIAGGWNGSLAAHGSITAEIQVITGATCELGFSELSAREA encoded by the coding sequence ATGCGGTTAGAACTTGGCAAGATACGCATCAAAGACGTTCAGTTCGGACCTGTCACCAAGGTGGAGAACGGTGTCCTCTACGTGGACAAGGCCGCAATCGAGGCGATCGCCCGCGAGGATGAGAGGATCGTCGATGTCAAGGTCGAGCTTGCCCGCCCCGGGGAGGAAATCCGCATCATCCCTGTGAAGGACGTAATCGAACCTCGAGTCAAGGTCTCCGGGACTGGCGGCGTGTTCCCAGGAATGGTGAGCAAGGTCGAGATGGTCGGCAATGGCCGCACTCATGTGCTTTCCGGCGCAGCCGTGATCACCACCGGCCGGATCGTCGGGTTCCAGGAGGGCATCATCGACATGAGCGGCCCTGGCGCCGCGTACACTCCGTTTTCAAAGCTCAACAACGTGGTGGTCGTGTGCGAACCTGCGCCGGGCCTGCCCCAGCACGAGCATGAGGCCGTCGTCCGCATGGCAGGGCTGAAGATCGCAACGTTCATCGGCGAGGCCGGTCGGGTTGTAGAGCCGGATGAGATCGAGTCGTTCGAGGTTATGCCTCTTCTCGATCAAGTCAAGGCCTTCCCGGGTCTGCCGAAGGTAGTGTATGTATACATGCTCCAGAGCCAGGGGCTGTTGCACGACACCTACGTGTATGGCATCGATGCCAAGCGCACTCTGCCCACGTTGATCTACCCAACTGAGGTGATGGACGGCGCCATAGTCTCCGGGAATTGCGTCTCTGCGTGCGACAAGAACACTACCTACCATCACCAGAACTCGCCAGTCATCCATGATCTCCTTGCCAGGCATGGGAAGGACATCAACTTCATCGGCGTGGTGGTCACCAACGAGAACGTGACTCTGGCCGACAAGGAGCGCTCCTCGAACTTCGCGTCGAAGCTCGTTGAGATGCTCGGGGCCGACGCAGCCATCGTGTCGGAGGAGGGCTTCGGAAACCCCGATGCCGACCTCATCATGAACTGCGTGAAGCTGGAGAAGAAGGGCATCAAGACCGTTCTCGTTACCGACGAGTATGCTGGCCGGGATGGCGCATCGCAGTCATTGGCTGATGCGAACCCCCTGGCAGACGCTGTCGTGACGGCGGGGAATGCCAACGAAGTGATCGTCCTGCCTCCTATGAAGAAAGTCATCGGCCATCCAGACGCGGCCGACACCATAGCGGGCGGCTGGAACGGATCCCTCGCAGCCCATGGGTCCATTACCGCTGAGATCCAGGTTATCACCGGCGCTACTTGCGAGCTTGGCTTCTCGGAGCTTTCCGCTCGCGAGGCGTAG
- a CDS encoding MurT ligase domain-containing protein, translating to MGRAARAGSRLARVGGGSSLPGLLAEGIAPGVVAEIVGRSHCRAVVVTGSNGKTTACRLITQALLKEGLRVAGNASGANMPAGVASAVIGASSLSGRLSADLLVLEVDEASMRCVVPEVAPAAVVVTNCFKDQLDRYGEVDTTLSLIRQATDKLSARSVLILNADDPLVADLARTARCKSLFFSVEPQKQKIASTPSGPCTGGDPAAAGARDAVNCLVCGAHYDYEYTILGHLGRYTCPKCGASHPRAHFVARDLAERPGSLWSFTLEAPDSFGGQPGGARIALDVSLAIPGLYNVYNALAAGACALALGASERAVAEGIKGTHSAFGRMEQMMIGQVRVRLILVKNPVGLSEVAKSVALDESIGAILMCLNDRYADGRDVSWIWDADLRALVSRFPRIRTLVCSGTRAWDMALRLKYAGVAQERIACEPSIGRALERTLASVKPGETLAILPTYTAMLDVRERMRRRAHLPEFWRS from the coding sequence GTGGGAAGGGCGGCACGGGCGGGCTCACGGCTTGCCCGCGTTGGCGGAGGATCATCCCTTCCCGGCCTGTTGGCCGAGGGGATTGCCCCTGGCGTCGTGGCGGAGATAGTCGGACGCTCACACTGCAGGGCAGTGGTCGTCACCGGCTCCAATGGCAAGACCACCGCCTGCCGCCTGATCACACAGGCCCTTCTCAAGGAGGGGCTCCGTGTTGCCGGCAACGCATCTGGGGCAAACATGCCGGCCGGAGTCGCCTCCGCTGTGATCGGCGCATCGTCTCTATCGGGACGGCTTTCCGCTGATCTGCTCGTCCTGGAGGTGGACGAAGCCAGCATGCGGTGCGTAGTGCCTGAGGTGGCCCCGGCTGCGGTCGTAGTGACCAACTGCTTCAAGGATCAGCTGGATAGATATGGGGAGGTGGACACAACCCTCAGCCTGATAAGGCAGGCCACGGATAAGCTTTCGGCTCGGAGCGTCCTAATTCTCAACGCGGACGACCCTCTAGTCGCAGATCTGGCCAGAACTGCACGGTGCAAGTCGCTATTCTTCAGCGTGGAACCTCAGAAGCAGAAGATCGCAAGCACGCCCTCTGGGCCGTGCACTGGGGGCGACCCTGCCGCAGCAGGCGCAAGGGACGCCGTGAACTGCCTTGTGTGTGGGGCGCATTACGATTACGAGTACACCATACTCGGCCATCTGGGGCGCTATACCTGCCCCAAATGCGGAGCATCCCACCCGCGAGCACACTTCGTGGCGCGCGATCTTGCCGAGAGGCCCGGGTCTCTGTGGTCGTTCACGCTGGAGGCCCCGGATTCCTTTGGGGGGCAGCCTGGCGGCGCCCGGATTGCTCTAGACGTATCGCTCGCCATACCTGGTCTGTATAACGTGTATAATGCACTCGCAGCCGGAGCGTGCGCGCTTGCGCTCGGGGCCTCGGAAAGAGCCGTCGCGGAAGGCATCAAGGGAACACATTCGGCGTTTGGCCGGATGGAACAGATGATGATTGGCCAGGTCAGGGTCAGGTTAATCCTCGTGAAGAACCCGGTCGGGCTCTCTGAGGTTGCGAAGTCGGTGGCCTTGGACGAGTCCATCGGGGCGATCCTTATGTGCCTGAACGATCGGTACGCTGATGGGCGAGATGTGTCGTGGATATGGGACGCGGACCTCCGCGCCCTGGTGTCGAGGTTTCCTCGGATCCGGACCCTGGTATGCTCAGGGACTCGCGCGTGGGATATGGCTCTGAGGCTGAAGTATGCCGGCGTTGCGCAGGAACGCATCGCTTGCGAGCCGTCCATCGGGCGAGCACTGGAGAGAACCCTCGCTTCCGTGAAGCCAGGTGAGACCCTCGCGATCCTTCCCACATACACGGCAATGCTAGATGTGCGTGAGCGAATGAGACGTCGGGCTCATCTTCCGGAATTCTGGCGCTCCTGA
- a CDS encoding thioredoxin domain-containing protein: MLEVNKETFEAEVLQIPGPVLVDFWSTKCEPCMALVPEVEALSEKYGKQIKFCKLNVLENRRLAIGQRVLGLPTICMYRNGEKIAELTKDDATVANIEAMIKEQI, translated from the coding sequence ATGCTTGAGGTCAATAAGGAGACTTTCGAAGCTGAGGTGCTGCAGATTCCCGGCCCTGTGCTTGTGGACTTCTGGAGCACTAAGTGCGAGCCATGCATGGCTCTGGTTCCTGAGGTTGAGGCGCTGTCCGAGAAGTATGGCAAACAGATCAAGTTCTGCAAGCTCAATGTCTTGGAAAATCGCAGGCTGGCCATTGGCCAGAGGGTGCTGGGTCTTCCCACGATCTGCATGTACAGGAATGGTGAGAAGATCGCGGAGTTGACGAAGGACGATGCGACTGTCGCCAACATCGAGGCGATGATCAAGGAGCAGATCTGA
- a CDS encoding PAS domain-containing protein, with amino-acid sequence MEAPVNCVLSASEQASLLNSILQASKCDIMYLDSSLVLRALNAKCAERAGGSAASFIGRRLTDAFPHFYVAVKDALFEAQRSGNPIPERSLRMITDSGERDYECSIIPIHEDGRFTGWIVFKRDPMQRPDADCVAQQIPEGQDAMADFIGSMVNAAPVGTAIINASSLRYQAVNSRFTAMAGISTPASKLRGVAVRETLHKHNSGVTHSLIKETIETGRRISVCTYSSAPERVLGYTCWTVDYIPISGPSSGTASVMVTVSDITEQVSSMRKQESLAAIAHDLNRGNDLSKALAATGSKCAAMLSADYFSLFLDTPSSDSPYAFVESSASGWKPDLTPDIAQACLKQVMESSRPIYYAAREAAAGDHALLQVAGAQRALCAPLISLGKFLGMLTFLFRSEGPELTPEDMSYVGLVAEQCSMAIAREGAFAEQARFLAAEQEARAIAQHSAETMAALLQSFEDGVIIFDGSGNLVLANPNAQRLTGLSPQEFGRMLVSSSAEMVSLDGSEVLETEMPYRKLVDGRSVANDEYLVSCGDGQRRILSFSGGVLRDPDGRVTSAIITFRDTTDIHELEQTKEEYVRIVSHDLRTPLTLIMARAQMALKMTDRPDAVHAHADAIVKAARNANSMISDLTESSRIYSRQLHLRKGLSDLVMFLRDLMERSADSPGFHRVALHLPAERLMVDMDSARVERMVMNLVSNALKYSPSDSEVLVSVARNGNEAVVSVVDKGDGVSPEDAVRIFEKYYRSREARDRCEGLGLGLYITKALVEAHGGRIWLTSALGAGSTFTFALPLEEDPR; translated from the coding sequence ATGGAAGCGCCGGTGAACTGCGTCCTCTCTGCCTCAGAGCAAGCCAGTCTCCTTAATTCGATCCTCCAGGCATCCAAGTGTGACATCATGTATTTGGACTCAAGTCTGGTTCTGCGTGCATTGAACGCGAAGTGCGCCGAGAGGGCAGGCGGCTCCGCTGCAAGTTTCATAGGCAGGCGGCTTACCGACGCTTTCCCCCATTTCTACGTTGCCGTGAAAGACGCACTGTTCGAAGCACAGCGATCTGGCAACCCTATTCCAGAGCGTTCGCTGCGCATGATCACCGATTCTGGCGAGCGTGATTATGAATGCAGCATTATTCCAATTCACGAAGATGGCAGATTCACTGGATGGATCGTGTTCAAGCGCGATCCCATGCAGAGACCAGATGCGGATTGTGTTGCGCAGCAGATCCCAGAAGGCCAGGATGCGATGGCGGACTTCATCGGCAGTATGGTGAATGCAGCCCCCGTGGGCACCGCGATCATCAACGCGTCATCCCTTCGATATCAGGCCGTGAACTCGAGATTCACCGCCATGGCCGGGATATCCACTCCCGCGTCGAAGCTGCGCGGCGTGGCAGTGCGTGAGACGCTGCATAAGCACAACTCGGGAGTCACGCACTCCCTTATAAAGGAAACAATCGAGACAGGCAGACGCATCAGCGTGTGCACATACTCCTCAGCCCCCGAACGTGTGCTGGGTTACACGTGTTGGACTGTCGACTACATTCCGATCTCGGGGCCTTCTTCAGGAACAGCGAGTGTCATGGTGACGGTCTCCGACATTACCGAACAGGTCTCATCCATGAGAAAGCAGGAATCCCTTGCGGCAATCGCACACGATCTGAACCGCGGCAACGATCTCTCCAAGGCGCTCGCGGCAACCGGGTCGAAGTGCGCGGCCATGCTATCTGCGGACTACTTCTCGTTGTTCCTAGACACACCGTCCAGCGACTCGCCATATGCCTTCGTGGAGTCTTCCGCCTCTGGCTGGAAGCCAGATCTCACACCCGACATTGCCCAGGCATGTCTGAAACAGGTCATGGAGTCATCCAGACCGATCTATTATGCTGCGCGCGAGGCCGCCGCGGGAGACCACGCTCTTCTACAGGTCGCCGGAGCGCAGAGGGCCCTCTGTGCGCCTCTGATCTCCCTCGGCAAGTTCCTGGGCATGCTTACATTCCTGTTCCGCAGCGAAGGCCCTGAACTCACCCCGGAAGACATGTCATACGTAGGTCTAGTAGCCGAGCAGTGCTCAATGGCAATCGCGCGTGAAGGAGCCTTCGCCGAGCAGGCGAGGTTTCTCGCTGCCGAACAGGAAGCCAGAGCGATCGCCCAGCATTCCGCGGAGACGATGGCGGCACTCCTGCAGAGTTTCGAGGACGGCGTCATCATATTCGACGGGTCCGGCAACCTCGTGCTGGCAAACCCCAATGCTCAGAGGCTGACCGGCCTGTCGCCCCAGGAATTCGGCAGGATGCTTGTCTCCAGCAGCGCGGAGATGGTCTCTCTCGATGGCTCAGAAGTGCTCGAAACTGAAATGCCATATCGCAAGTTGGTGGATGGACGCAGCGTCGCGAATGATGAATACCTTGTAAGCTGCGGCGATGGACAGCGCAGAATCCTTTCCTTCAGTGGAGGGGTGCTGAGGGACCCAGATGGCAGGGTCACATCGGCCATCATCACATTCCGCGACACCACGGATATTCACGAATTGGAGCAGACGAAAGAGGAATACGTGAGGATTGTGTCCCACGATCTCAGGACTCCCCTCACACTGATCATGGCCAGGGCCCAAATGGCTCTCAAAATGACCGATAGGCCTGATGCCGTCCACGCTCATGCAGATGCTATCGTGAAGGCCGCGCGGAACGCAAACTCGATGATATCTGACCTTACAGAGTCCTCGAGAATCTACTCGAGGCAGTTGCACCTCAGAAAAGGGCTGTCTGATCTTGTCATGTTCCTCCGCGATCTCATGGAACGGAGTGCGGATAGTCCTGGATTCCACAGGGTAGCCCTGCACCTCCCAGCAGAGCGGCTCATGGTGGATATGGATTCGGCGCGGGTGGAGCGAATGGTGATGAACTTGGTGTCGAATGCTCTCAAGTACTCCCCGTCAGACTCCGAGGTATTAGTGTCTGTAGCACGAAACGGCAACGAGGCGGTCGTGTCTGTGGTGGACAAGGGCGATGGAGTGTCTCCTGAGGATGCTGTCCGGATATTCGAGAAATACTACCGTTCCCGCGAGGCCCGGGACAGATGCGAAGGGCTAGGGCTCGGTCTATATATAACCAAGGCTCTCGTAGAGGCGCACGGAGGGCGAATTTGGCTAACAAGCGCGCTCGGCGCCGGAAGCACCTTCACGTTTGCCCTACCTCTTGAGGAGGACCCGCGCTAG
- the grdB gene encoding glycine reductase complex selenoprotein B, producing MTKKVRIVHYLNQFFGQIGGEDKAGIRPFDKAGLVGPGMAFAAALWDQAEIVGTVICGDTYFGENMETATAEVVALIQKYEPDLLIAGPAFNAGRYGVACGAVCAAVAEKLQIPVVTGMYQENPGVDMFRKQAYIVQTGDSAAGMRTAVPKMAALARKLVHGEPTNPATDGYLSRGIRQNYFATERGSKRAVDMLVKKLMGDSFETEYAMPHFDRVHPNAAIKDMAHATIALVTSGGIVPKGNPDHIESSSASKYGKYDLEGISTLTDQSHQTAHGGYDPVYANAAPNRVLPVDVMRDLEREGVIGKLHRYYYATVGNGTSVANAKKYAAAIAKELVEAGVQGVILTSTUGTCTRCGATMVKEIERAGLPVVHMCTVVPISITVGANRIVPTVAIPHPLGNPSLTPEDEKRLRRGLVERALRALQTEVEDQTVFEK from the coding sequence ATGACCAAGAAAGTGCGGATAGTCCACTACCTCAACCAGTTTTTCGGGCAGATTGGGGGAGAAGACAAGGCTGGAATCCGTCCTTTTGACAAGGCAGGCCTCGTAGGCCCCGGAATGGCGTTTGCCGCGGCCCTGTGGGATCAGGCGGAAATCGTCGGGACAGTCATCTGCGGCGACACGTATTTCGGCGAGAACATGGAGACGGCCACAGCTGAGGTGGTTGCTCTCATCCAGAAGTACGAACCCGACCTGCTCATTGCCGGCCCTGCCTTCAACGCGGGACGTTACGGCGTAGCCTGCGGCGCAGTGTGCGCAGCAGTTGCGGAGAAACTCCAGATTCCGGTGGTCACCGGAATGTATCAGGAGAACCCCGGTGTTGACATGTTCCGCAAGCAGGCCTACATCGTTCAAACCGGCGACAGCGCGGCCGGAATGCGCACTGCCGTCCCTAAGATGGCCGCGCTCGCGCGCAAGCTGGTTCATGGGGAGCCCACGAATCCTGCGACCGATGGTTACCTCAGCCGTGGCATAAGGCAGAACTACTTCGCCACTGAGCGGGGATCGAAGCGCGCCGTGGATATGCTAGTCAAGAAGCTCATGGGCGATTCCTTCGAAACCGAGTATGCGATGCCCCATTTCGACCGGGTGCATCCCAACGCGGCGATCAAGGACATGGCCCATGCCACTATCGCTCTGGTTACCTCGGGCGGGATCGTGCCGAAGGGCAACCCCGATCACATTGAGTCCTCCTCGGCTTCGAAGTACGGGAAGTACGACCTTGAGGGGATCAGCACCCTTACCGATCAGAGCCATCAGACCGCCCACGGAGGCTACGACCCGGTGTATGCCAATGCCGCGCCAAACCGGGTTCTGCCAGTGGATGTCATGAGAGACCTGGAGCGCGAAGGCGTTATCGGTAAGCTTCATCGTTACTACTACGCAACGGTTGGCAACGGCACTTCTGTGGCAAACGCGAAGAAGTACGCTGCGGCCATCGCAAAGGAACTGGTTGAGGCCGGAGTCCAGGGCGTCATCCTAACCAGCACCTGAGGCACTTGCACACGTTGCGGTGCAACGATGGTCAAAGAAATAGAGCGCGCGGGGCTCCCAGTCGTGCACATGTGCACCGTGGTCCCCATCTCCATTACGGTTGGGGCGAACCGGATAGTGCCTACAGTTGCGATTCCGCACCCGCTGGGCAATCCATCGCTTACACCTGAAGATGAGAAGCGACTCCGCCGTGGTCTGGTTGAGAGGGCGCTTAGGGCTCTCCAGACCGAAGTGGAGGACCAGACCGTCTTCGAGAAGTAG
- the grdA gene encoding glycine/sarcosine/betaine reductase complex selenoprotein A, giving the protein MPQLILKGKKIVALGDRDGIPGGAIDECVKSAGGEIIFSVSECFVUTAAGAMDLENQRRVKELAEKYGPENIVIVLGGAEAEASGLTAETVSNGDPTYAGPLAGVQLGLSVWHILEDEIKAEIDPAVWEAQVSMMEMVLDVDAIKKEVSTIRQQYSKY; this is encoded by the coding sequence ATGCCGCAATTGATCCTCAAGGGTAAGAAGATCGTAGCCCTGGGCGACCGCGATGGTATACCTGGCGGCGCCATAGATGAGTGCGTCAAGTCGGCTGGTGGCGAGATTATCTTCTCCGTCAGCGAGTGCTTTGTCTGAACGGCCGCCGGCGCAATGGACCTAGAGAACCAGAGGCGGGTTAAAGAACTGGCCGAGAAGTACGGGCCAGAGAACATAGTCATCGTGCTTGGAGGGGCCGAGGCGGAAGCGTCAGGCCTCACAGCGGAGACTGTGAGCAACGGAGACCCGACCTATGCAGGTCCGTTAGCGGGAGTCCAGTTGGGACTGAGCGTATGGCACATTCTGGAGGACGAGATCAAGGCAGAGATTGACCCCGCAGTGTGGGAAGCCCAAGTGAGCATGATGGAGATGGTTCTCGACGTAGATGCCATCAAGAAGGAGGTTAGCACAATCCGCCAGCAGTACAGCAAGTACTAG
- the grdC gene encoding glycine/sarcosine/betaine reductase complex component C subunit beta, with product MDYPVIRGVSYALVHAPSLLLEMGTTQTMEREANPDSEYLKELPKHLRTYEQCMSYPPNQAYIGNITPAELAGIARPWHGKPLEGAKRVGRYGEVLPEDEFYGLMRIVDSFDLVALEESFAKGIAAAMAASPVWRESDSARLGSGAPTEEIEHLVRDAHAEPLYSAGRLVGCVRAAHERDRNLSSHVMMENLAAKASGVLALRRLIHNMGIDAGEIDYIIECSEEACGDMNQRGGGNFAKAVGEMAGCVNATGCDVRGFCAAPSHALVNAASLVKAGVFRNVAVVAGGATAKLGMNGRDHVNKGLPILEDVLGAFAVLVSANDGVSPIIRTDAVGRHTIGSGSSPQAVMTAIVVEPLERVGLKLSDVDKYSPEMQNPEITEPAGAGDVPKANVKMIAALAVKKGEIARTDINAFVEAKSLPGFAPTQGHIPSGVPLIGYFREELMAGRMRRAQIIGKGSLFLGRMTNLFDGVSFLLEPNPGDSGAAEAGHTTGCCGGGAAGPGVGTGLELGPGRGLGPRLGLEAGFGPGHAARKPRIGLTVLGSEHGPEEIIRGAELAAKSCSDLEVVLIGPRGAHCAADEHEQHRRMEELLDSGEIDACVTMHYSFPIGVSTVGRVVTPGRGREMFIATTTGTSGTDRVENMIKNAVYGVAAAKACGVAEPTVGILNVDGARQVERGLRRLAEAGYAVSFAGSARSDGGAVMRGNDLLMGSPDVMVCDTLTGNLLMKIFSAFTTGGDYEASGYGYGPGVGEGYNRIIMILSRASGAPVVAAAIRYAADLVNGRLREVAAAEFAAARGAGWPAVTGTDKAKAEAGCAASAGADGSAHAEAAAPPTKVTTHEITGVDILQLDEAVQALWAAGIYASTGMGCTGPVVMVAHEDTESAKETLVRSGYL from the coding sequence ATGGACTACCCCGTCATTCGTGGCGTTAGCTACGCCCTTGTTCATGCCCCATCTCTGCTCCTCGAGATGGGAACAACCCAAACGATGGAGCGAGAGGCCAACCCGGATTCTGAATACCTTAAGGAACTGCCTAAACATCTTCGCACATATGAACAGTGCATGAGTTATCCCCCGAACCAGGCCTATATTGGAAACATCACCCCGGCTGAACTCGCAGGCATTGCGCGGCCCTGGCACGGCAAACCCCTGGAAGGCGCGAAGCGAGTCGGCAGGTACGGCGAGGTGCTGCCGGAGGACGAGTTCTACGGCCTGATGAGGATTGTGGACAGTTTTGACCTGGTGGCACTGGAGGAGAGCTTCGCGAAGGGCATTGCCGCCGCGATGGCGGCGAGCCCTGTGTGGCGAGAGAGCGATTCAGCCAGGCTCGGGAGCGGCGCGCCGACTGAGGAGATCGAGCACCTGGTTCGCGATGCCCATGCTGAGCCTCTGTACAGCGCGGGGCGGCTCGTGGGGTGTGTGAGGGCAGCCCATGAGCGGGATCGGAACCTGTCGTCCCATGTGATGATGGAGAATCTTGCGGCCAAGGCCTCCGGTGTACTGGCTCTCAGGCGCCTCATTCACAACATGGGTATCGATGCCGGGGAGATCGACTACATCATCGAGTGCTCTGAGGAAGCGTGTGGAGACATGAACCAGCGCGGCGGCGGCAACTTCGCCAAAGCAGTGGGCGAGATGGCCGGATGTGTGAATGCCACTGGATGCGATGTGCGCGGGTTCTGCGCAGCGCCTTCCCATGCACTGGTCAACGCTGCATCGCTTGTGAAGGCGGGCGTGTTCCGCAATGTGGCGGTGGTCGCCGGCGGCGCCACGGCCAAACTGGGGATGAACGGGCGAGACCACGTGAATAAGGGGTTGCCGATTCTCGAGGATGTGCTGGGAGCGTTCGCGGTTCTGGTTTCGGCAAACGATGGCGTCAGCCCTATCATCCGGACTGACGCTGTGGGTAGACACACCATAGGCTCAGGCTCATCTCCGCAGGCCGTTATGACCGCAATTGTGGTTGAGCCTTTGGAGAGGGTAGGGCTCAAGCTTTCGGACGTGGACAAGTACTCTCCTGAGATGCAGAACCCTGAGATCACCGAGCCTGCAGGGGCTGGCGATGTGCCCAAGGCCAACGTCAAGATGATAGCTGCCCTTGCTGTGAAGAAGGGCGAAATCGCACGTACCGACATAAACGCGTTCGTGGAGGCCAAAAGTCTGCCCGGGTTCGCACCCACACAGGGGCACATTCCGTCAGGCGTACCACTAATCGGATACTTCAGAGAGGAACTCATGGCCGGAAGGATGCGGCGCGCACAGATCATCGGCAAGGGTTCGCTGTTCCTTGGGCGCATGACCAACCTGTTCGATGGAGTATCATTCTTACTGGAGCCGAACCCTGGGGATTCGGGAGCGGCCGAGGCAGGACATACGACGGGCTGCTGCGGAGGCGGCGCCGCCGGACCCGGAGTCGGAACCGGGCTCGAACTCGGACCCGGGCGCGGACTCGGACCCAGACTCGGACTCGAAGCCGGGTTCGGACCAGGACATGCGGCCCGTAAGCCGCGCATAGGGCTTACAGTGCTAGGCTCTGAACATGGACCCGAGGAGATCATCCGCGGCGCCGAGCTTGCGGCGAAGTCATGCTCGGATCTTGAGGTCGTGCTCATCGGGCCCCGGGGTGCGCACTGCGCGGCCGACGAGCACGAGCAGCACCGCCGTATGGAGGAGTTGCTGGATTCCGGGGAGATCGACGCGTGTGTCACCATGCACTACAGTTTCCCGATAGGCGTATCCACGGTAGGGCGCGTTGTGACTCCAGGCAGGGGCCGGGAGATGTTCATCGCCACCACAACCGGCACATCGGGCACTGACAGGGTGGAGAACATGATCAAGAACGCGGTGTATGGTGTTGCCGCTGCTAAGGCCTGCGGAGTGGCTGAGCCGACTGTGGGCATTCTCAATGTGGACGGAGCGAGGCAGGTAGAGCGGGGATTGCGGAGGCTCGCGGAGGCGGGGTATGCCGTCTCGTTCGCGGGATCCGCAAGATCTGACGGCGGAGCAGTGATGCGCGGAAACGATCTCCTCATGGGGTCTCCAGATGTGATGGTCTGCGACACTCTCACGGGAAACCTGCTCATGAAGATCTTCTCAGCATTCACCACAGGCGGTGACTACGAGGCATCGGGGTACGGTTATGGTCCTGGAGTTGGCGAGGGGTACAACAGGATCATCATGATCCTCTCTCGCGCATCAGGCGCTCCGGTGGTGGCCGCGGCGATCCGATACGCTGCTGATCTGGTAAACGGGCGCTTGCGCGAGGTGGCCGCGGCGGAGTTCGCTGCGGCACGTGGGGCTGGGTGGCCTGCTGTTACTGGAACAGATAAAGCAAAGGCAGAGGCCGGCTGCGCTGCATCTGCTGGGGCCGATGGCAGCGCGCATGCTGAGGCAGCGGCGCCGCCGACGAAGGTAACCACTCACGAGATCACCGGCGTCGACATTCTGCAGCTCGATGAGGCTGTGCAGGCGCTTTGGGCCGCGGGAATCTACGCGTCCACCGGAATGGGATGCACAGGGCCGGTAGTGATGGTGGCTCATGAAGACACAGAGTCCGCAAAGGAAACACTCGTACGAAGTGGGTATCTATAG